One Novipirellula artificiosorum DNA segment encodes these proteins:
- a CDS encoding glycosyl hydrolase: MKNQSRFVPKATAVLFGMLLALVAFADTAVAGDLSIDALKQRFASPPANAGTTTLWWLNGKLTKKEIREQMLNLRDRDGFGGVAPLTLFRMKPATEPAYLTDEYFEMYGCILDTAKELGMTVVFYDDCDFPSGTAGKRMAEQYPDDLMKYLARATATVEGPREVELPVASGKLMSVVARNLDTGERRVVTAAAKSGGAASPCIGGSAGFRQPPEEEGRYEFFRVLDESGRLLFEDRFDGKLNSAWETPGASRVEKDGLHATDCQPMWARDLKLPAKFTIETRLTIVRSAAALAFGIKSAEDLMFWQFNARLKAIRPHIKQGSHRTLESVPFPFESNRAYDVRLVVDGETVATWIDGKLVATHKVTTTGSAVRWAVPAGRWEVQAFVCATAPAKRFVDCLDPQAMAKFIGLTYDRFAQRFPAHFGSTIRMTFYDDLSTYHVPDCLMWSPEFNEEFQARFGRSPEPLYPALWEDIGPDTAAARASLYALRNELFAAGYPRAVQEWCDRRGMKCSGHPAASYRANPLQSPGDAILFYKYQGAPLTDYIHYFDHGVDGFKIPASAAYNFDRPEVVCEIYGNFHQKMPNDSNMLYRAGMEVYARGINYLLPHGTWWDPAKMRIVPEISWRNPEIGPELRHYNQWAARCESLLRAGRHAADIGVLYPIDDLAARYHVGLLPFTHGKDPIPGTDYYELSRLLTGEIRRDFTFLHPEVVDARCRVEGREFVLDNPNNWERYRVLILPACRTIRASNLKKAYDFLAAGGKVIATTCLPEQSAEFGHDEEVRHMAKEMFGPGGKGVFVPTPNETTLQQALDGLGFAWDVRITQATDIPRTYRKAHDYGGNLQNDPDAYEGGNRLFAYLHRSVPGAEVYFFPNASGLTVSADVELRGQLKLETWNPHSGVIQPLDSALTQTHGQPVTKFKLSLPTLRSVFVVGKPQSK; encoded by the coding sequence ATGAAGAACCAAAGTAGATTTGTCCCAAAGGCAACCGCAGTGTTGTTTGGAATGCTGCTGGCGCTGGTTGCGTTCGCGGACACCGCGGTCGCTGGCGACCTGAGCATCGACGCGCTGAAACAGCGGTTCGCGTCGCCACCGGCGAACGCGGGCACCACGACGCTCTGGTGGCTGAACGGCAAGTTGACGAAGAAGGAAATCCGCGAGCAAATGCTCAACCTCCGCGACCGCGACGGCTTCGGCGGGGTCGCACCGCTGACGCTGTTCCGCATGAAACCGGCGACCGAGCCGGCGTATTTGACGGACGAGTATTTCGAGATGTATGGCTGCATCCTCGACACCGCGAAGGAACTCGGCATGACGGTCGTGTTCTACGACGACTGTGACTTCCCGTCCGGGACGGCTGGCAAACGGATGGCGGAACAGTATCCCGACGATCTGATGAAATATCTCGCCCGCGCAACGGCAACTGTCGAAGGCCCGCGCGAGGTGGAGTTGCCGGTGGCCTCCGGAAAACTCATGAGCGTGGTCGCAAGGAACCTCGACACGGGCGAACGGCGAGTGGTGACCGCGGCAGCGAAGTCGGGCGGAGCAGCGTCCCCGTGCATTGGCGGCAGCGCGGGTTTCCGTCAGCCGCCGGAAGAAGAAGGACGCTACGAGTTCTTCCGCGTGCTGGACGAGAGCGGCCGGTTGTTGTTCGAGGATCGGTTCGACGGCAAGCTGAACAGCGCATGGGAAACGCCGGGAGCGTCGCGAGTCGAAAAGGACGGCCTGCACGCGACGGATTGCCAGCCGATGTGGGCGCGAGACCTGAAGCTGCCCGCGAAGTTCACCATCGAGACCCGGCTGACCATCGTCCGCTCGGCGGCGGCCCTCGCGTTCGGCATCAAGAGTGCCGAAGACTTGATGTTCTGGCAGTTCAACGCCCGCCTGAAAGCGATCCGGCCGCACATCAAGCAGGGCAGCCACCGGACGCTTGAGAGCGTGCCGTTCCCGTTCGAGTCGAACCGTGCCTACGACGTGCGGTTGGTCGTGGACGGTGAAACTGTCGCGACGTGGATTGATGGGAAGCTCGTGGCGACGCACAAGGTGACCACAACCGGCTCGGCCGTGCGCTGGGCGGTGCCGGCGGGCCGCTGGGAAGTGCAGGCATTCGTCTGCGCCACCGCGCCAGCCAAGCGATTCGTGGACTGCCTTGATCCGCAGGCGATGGCGAAGTTCATCGGGCTGACCTACGACCGCTTTGCGCAGAGATTTCCCGCGCACTTCGGCTCCACCATCCGCATGACGTTCTACGACGACCTCTCGACCTATCACGTCCCCGACTGCCTGATGTGGTCTCCCGAGTTCAACGAAGAGTTTCAGGCGCGCTTCGGCCGCTCGCCGGAGCCGCTTTATCCCGCGCTGTGGGAAGACATCGGCCCCGACACCGCCGCCGCGCGCGCCAGCCTCTACGCTTTGCGCAACGAACTTTTCGCCGCCGGCTATCCGCGCGCCGTGCAGGAATGGTGCGACCGGCGCGGCATGAAATGCTCCGGCCACCCGGCCGCCTCCTATCGCGCCAACCCGCTTCAGTCGCCCGGCGACGCGATCCTCTTCTACAAATACCAGGGCGCGCCGCTGACCGATTACATCCACTATTTCGACCATGGCGTGGACGGCTTCAAGATTCCCGCGTCGGCCGCCTATAACTTCGACCGGCCCGAAGTCGTTTGCGAAATCTACGGCAATTTCCACCAGAAAATGCCGAACGATTCGAACATGCTCTACCGCGCCGGCATGGAGGTCTATGCGCGGGGGATCAACTACCTGCTGCCCCACGGCACTTGGTGGGACCCCGCCAAGATGCGGATCGTGCCGGAGATTTCGTGGCGTAACCCAGAGATCGGCCCCGAACTGCGGCATTACAACCAGTGGGCGGCCCGCTGCGAGTCCCTGCTGCGCGCTGGCCGGCACGCCGCGGATATCGGCGTGCTGTATCCGATTGATGACCTCGCCGCGCGCTACCACGTGGGCCTCCTCCCGTTTACGCACGGCAAGGACCCGATACCGGGCACCGACTACTATGAGCTTTCGCGGCTGCTGACCGGTGAGATTCGCAGGGACTTCACTTTCCTGCACCCGGAAGTTGTGGACGCACGCTGCCGGGTCGAGGGCCGCGAGTTCGTTCTGGACAACCCGAACAATTGGGAACGTTACCGCGTTCTGATCCTACCCGCGTGCCGCACCATCCGCGCCAGCAACCTGAAAAAGGCATACGACTTTCTGGCTGCGGGAGGAAAAGTCATTGCGACAACCTGCCTGCCGGAGCAGTCCGCGGAATTCGGGCACGACGAGGAGGTGCGGCACATGGCGAAGGAAATGTTCGGCCCCGGCGGCAAGGGCGTCTTTGTCCCGACGCCAAACGAAACCACGCTCCAGCAGGCGCTGGACGGTCTTGGTTTCGCGTGGGACGTGCGAATTACCCAGGCGACCGACATCCCGCGCACCTATCGCAAGGCTCACGACTACGGCGGCAATCTCCAGAATGACCCCGACGCCTACGAAGGCGGCAACCGCCTGTTCGCCTACCTTCATCGTTCCGTGCCGGGCGCGGAGGTTTACTTCTTCCCCAACGCGAGCGGCTTGACCGTGTCGGCAGACGTGGAGTTGCGCGGCCAACTCAAGCTCGAAACGTGGAACCCGCACTCCGGGGTGATTCAGCCGCTTGATTCTGCCTTGACGCAAACGCACGGCCAGCCCGTGACGAAATTCAAACTCTCCCTGCCGACGCTTCGTAGCGTCTTCGTCGTTGGCAAACCTCAGAGCAAATGA